The Chitinophaga lutea genome contains the following window.
CATGGTGGCCCGGTCGATGGTCGTATTGGCGCCGATTTCCACGTCGTCGTGTATGATCACGTTGCCCACCTGGGGCACTTTTTTATAGGTCCCGTTGGCCTGGGGGGCGAATCCGAACCCGTCGCCGCCGATCACGCAGCCGGCATGGAGGATCACGCGGTTGCCCACCACGCTGTTATCGTACAGCTTTACACCCGGGTAAAGCACGGTATTGCTGCCTATTTTCACATTATCGCCGAGGTAAACGCCGGGATAGATCTTCACATTGTCGCCCAGCACCACATTCTCACCGAGGTAGGCAAACGCACCGATAAACACGCCCTGGCCCATTTTAACGGAGGCCGGTACATGGGAAGGCTGCTGGATGCCCGTTTTGGCCCCGGCACCCACCATTTTCTGATATTGCTCCAGCAGGAGCGCAAAAGCGCTGTAGGCGTCCTGCACCCGGATAAGGGTAGGCTTGATGGGCCGCTCTATCACCAGGGAATCATTCACGATCAGAATGGAGGCCTGGGTGGAATAGAGAAACTCCTCGTACTTGGGATTGGCGATGAAACTCAACATGCCGTCGCCCGCCTCCTCAATCTTGGCGATATTGTGCACCTTCACTTCCGGGTCCCCTTCCAGCTTCCCGTTCAATATGGTAGCCAGCTGTAATGCGCTAAATTGCATAGTAATTAATTGAAATGTTACCTTCCAGGCCGTCTCCGGATAATATGAATGTATTCTCTAACATGTTGCGCTCGTATAAAACGTTGTTAGCCTAGATTTTTGGATGACAAATGTAGAATTTTTTTATCGGTCTTGCCAAAGTATGCGATACAAGGGCATTGTCGATCGATGAAATATCCCTCACCGTGCCGTCCTTGAATAGGATATTGATCTTTTCGTCGTTTGCGTCATATGCCTTCAGGCTGGCGGTATCCGTAAATACGAAATAATCCGCCTCCCCGTCGCTCAGGTCCCAGCGTTGTTTCACTTTTTCTTTCAGGTCTGCCAGCAGCTCAGGTTCCGACGGCTCATTTCTGAGGGTAACCTTGAAAAGCTGGCGGTTTACGAGCCATTGGCATAGCAGGCGTAACACCTTGTCCGGGTGCTGCGTCCATACTTTAATCGCCCCCATGATATCATAGTCATCGAGCAGGCAAAATTGGGAAAGGCATTCCTGTCCCTCGAATTCCCCCCGGCCGATGCGGTTATACAAGAAATAATGCAGCGCCGGCGAGGCAAACAGCTCCGTGCCGTCCAAAGCCAGCTTTTTGGCCCTGTCCAGCACCTTTACGAGCATATTTTCCGCGCTCAGCACGGTTTTATGCAGGTATACCTGCCAGTACATGAGCCGGCGGGCGACAATAAACTTTTCAATGGAATAAATCCCCTTTTCCTCCACCATCAGTTCGCCCTCATGCACGGTCAGCATCTTGATGATGCGGTCGTAGCTGATCACCCCCTCGGACACACCCGTGTAGAAACTGTCGCGGCTCAGGTAGTCCATCCGGTCCACATCCAGCTGGCTCGAAACGAGCTGGTGCAGGAACTGTTTATGGTACCGGCCGTTGAATATCTCCAGGGTAAGGTCCAGGCTGCCGTTCATTTCCCGGTTGAGGGTCTGCATCAGCAGCTGGGAAATCTCCTCGTGAGACACGTCTTCCACCAGCGTATGTTCCAACGCATGCGAATAAGGCCCGTGCCCTACGTCATGCAATAATATGGCCATTTTTGCAGCCACTTCCTCTTCTTCCGTGATAACCACCCCCTTTCCGCGCAGCTCCTGCAAGGCACAACTCATCAGGTGGTAAGCCCCCATGCTGTGATGAAAACGCGTATGCATGGCCCCGGGGTATACCAGGTGGGCCAGCGCCATTTGGTGTATCCGGCGTAACCGCTGATAATACGGGTGTGATATAAGGTTGAAAATCAATGGATGATCGATGGTAATAAACCCGTGAACCGGATCGTTCACAATCTTTCGTTTGCGGTCAGTCATTCGGATTTTTTAATATCTGTCCGTACAAATCTACAGCTTTGCAGGTAACTTTTACCCGTCTGAAGTGACGAATGGCGCGCCGCAGCGCCCAAACCACGATAATTTAACGAATTATTAGAGTTTCATATATTTTGAGGGAACGATTTTTGACATATTTCGGTAATTTTAAAGCAGGTCCAAAAAAATTGCATGAACCAAATCAACATACTCTGGGTAGACGATGAAATCGACTCCCTTAAATCTCAGATCATTTTTCTCGAAAATAAAGGCTACAAAGTATCGGCGCTCACCAACGGGTATGATGCGCTGGAATTCCTGAAAGACAATATTGTGGATGTGGTGCTGCTCGACGAATCGATGCCGGGCATTACCGGCCTCGAAACCCTGGCCCGCATCCGCGAAAACAATCAGCAGGTGCCGGTGGTGATGATCACCAAAAACGAGGCGGAAAACGTGATGGACGAGGCCATCGGTTCGCAGATCACCGATTACCTCATCAAACCCGTCAACCCCAACCAGGTATTGCTGTCGCTCAAAAAGATCATCGACAACAAGCGCCTCGTGGCCGAAAAAACCACCACGGCCTACCAGCAGCAGTTCCGCACCCTGTTCATGGCCCTCAACGATAACCCGAACCACGCCGAATGGGCGGATATCTATAAAAAACTGGTGTACTGGGAAATGGAAATGAGTAAAAGCGACAGCCCCGAGATGCTGGAAGTGCTGCATTCCCAGAAAGCCGAAGCCAACACCGAGTTCGCCAAGTTCATCGCCCGCCATTACAGCAGCTGGATGCAGCCGAAGAACGAGGACGCGCCGGTGATGAGCCATACCCTGTTCCGCGACAAGATCGTGCCGTATATGGATCCTTCGGTGCCTAACTTCTTTATTCTCATCGACAATCTCCGGTACGACCAGTGGAAAACGATCCAGCCCATTTTCGCCGAATCGTTCCGGCTGATGGAGGAAGATACCTTTTACAGCATCCTGCCCACCTCTACCCAATACAGCCGTAACGCCATTTTCGCGGGCATGCTGCCGGCCGAGATCGAGGCGAAGTTCCCGGAAGAGTGGAAGAACGACGACGAGCAGGGCGGGAAGAACCTCTACGAGGAGAGTTTTTTCGCGGCACAGCTGCAGCGCCTGAAAATGGACAGCCGCTTTTCGTACACGAAGGTGATCAACCATGCAGACGGCCAGCACCTGGTGAACAACATGCATAATATGCTGGATTACCCGCTGAACGTGATCGTTTATAATTTTGTGGACATGCTCAGCCATGCCCGTACGGAAATGGAAGTGCTGAAGGAGCTGGCCGGCGACGAAGTGTCTTACCGCTCCATCACCGCCAGCTGGTTCGAGCACTCGCACCTGCACCAGGCGCTCAGGAAGGTGGCCGACCGGAAAATCAACCTGATCATCGCCACCGACCACGGCAGCGTGCGGGTGAAAACGCCGGTCAAAGTGATCGGCGACAAGCAGACCACCACCAACCTGCGGTACAAACACGGCCGCAATCTCAACTACGACCCCAAGGAGGTGCTCGCCTTCCGCGACCCCCGCGATGCAGGGTTGCCGAAGCCAAATGTCAATTCTTCTTATATCTTTGCCCGCGAAGACGGGTATCTTTGCTATCCCAACAATTATAATTATTTCGTGAACTATTACCGCAACACCTTCCAGCACGGCGGCATTTCCATGGAGGAGATGATTGTGCCGGTAGCAAGGATGGTCAGCAAATAGCGGATTTTAAAAGAAGACATCATGAACCTGAAAAGTACCCCTAACAACCTGGCGAAGCTGGAGAAGATTTTTGAAGAGGCGAAATATATCCTGCGGTACGAAAAAGGCACCTTCAATTCCGGCTACTGTGTGCTGGAACATAAGAAAGTGGTGGTGATCAACAAATTCCTGAATGTGGAAGGGCGGATCAACACCCTGATGGACATCCTGCCGTCCATAGCGCTGGAGGAAGGCTATCTCACGCCCGAGTCCCAGAAACTGTACCGCCAGGTGGTAGACAGCCGCAACGCGGAAGCCGCCGGTGGGGAGGAAGAAGAAAACCCGTCAACAGAAACACCCGCATAACCATACGCTTTGAAAGTAACATTCCTTGGAACTGGCACTTCACAGGGCGTACCGGTCATCGCCTGCCCCTGTAAAGTATGTGCGTCGCCCGACCCGCGCGACAACCGCCTGCGCAGCAGCATTCTCATTTCATCGGATGCCGGCAACATCGTGGTGGATACCACGCCCGACTTCCGCTACCAGATGCTGCGGGCCGGTGTGAAAACGCTGGAAGCCGTGGTAGTCACCCATTCCCATAAAGATCATATCGCCGGGATGGACGACATCCGGGCGTTCAATTATTTCCAGCAGCGCCCCATCGATATCTATGCCTCCGATTATTCGCAGAACGTCATCATGCGCGAGTTCTCCTACGCGTTTGCGGATTTCAAGTATCCCGGCATTCCCGAACTGAACCTGCGCACCATCCTCGACGATCCCTTCAATATCAACGGCCTGAAGTTTACGCCCATCCACGTGCTGCATCACAAAATGCCCGTGCTGGGATTCCGTTTCGGCGACTTTACCTATATCACCGACGCGAATTACATCGCCCCGGAGGAAAAGGAAAAGATCAAAGGCTCGAAAGTACTGGTACTGAACGCCCTTCGCCGCGAAAAGCACATTTCCCACTTTACCCTCGACGAAGCCATCGAAGTAGGCAAGGAACTGGACGTGCCGCAGGTCTATTTTACGCACATCAGCCACCAGCTGGGCCTGCATGCCGAAGTGGACCCTTCGCTGCCGGCAGGTACCGCATTGGCGTACGACGGGCTTGAAATCGAGCTGTAGGCCCCTTCCGGCATCCCCTGGCCGGAAAATCTCCGAAGTTCCCCACAAACCGGCACCTGTTCCACTACACAATTTTGTGCAAACCGGATTTCGCCTCCAATCCCGGAAAATATACGCGAATGGACAAAAATTTGACCTGAGTGGAGATTTGGAGGGCAAAAGACGAACCTACAACGAAGCTACACTGGGGGAATAACGAACCTACGCCAAAAAGGGAAGGTTCGTTGTAGGTTCGTTCAAGGTTCGTTGTAGGTTCGTCTTTCTCCCTGTATCCGCCCTCGCCCGTCCTGAAACAGGTTTACATGCTGATGAGGTCATCCGGTTAAATGTTTACACCCTCATTGTTATCTATATAAATCTTTACAGGTTGATTCACCCTGAAACAGGTTTACACCCTCGTGAGATCATCCGGATTGAGGTTTGCACCCTTGTTGTTAATCCACATACAGGCTTGTAGCTTGACTCGTCCTGCAACACCTCCGCTGCCGGTCGCAGAGTAGGGTAGCCCGGGGTCATTCCGGCACCTGGCCTGAAGGCCGGGGACATAACACAAATTGATTTGCGTCGCCCTGCGGCAGGGGCGCAGATTTGTTTCCGGGTAAAACCGGGTTGCCCGGCAGCAGATTCCTGATTTTTTACGATATTCAGTGCCGATCAAAAACCATTGTTTGTGCCGAATAAAACCCTCCGGGAATTCTTTGATTTCTCCCGCCGCGAACGTACAGGCATCGCCTGTCTTTTAATCCTCATTGTACTGATCTATTGTTTGCCCTATGGATGGGGCTATTTGTCCGAAGGCCGCGCGCGGAGCGATACGGCGGGCTTTCACGAGGCCGCGCTCGCTGTGGACAACATGATGCGGAAAGACAGTGCCGCGCTCGCCCGGCGGAGAAAAAATTCCTACGACAGCAGCCGTTACCGTTACAGGAAATACGCCTTCAACCGCGATCACGATCGTTACCGGAACGGGCAATATGCGTACGGCCGCGGCAGGTGGCATGATGCCCGTGACAGCGCCCGTTACGGGTATTGGAGCGGCTACCGCAAATACGAAAGGGGGCGGCCGTATGTATCTGACAGCAGTCGTTCCATCGGCCGGGAACGATCGCCGGGCAAAACAATCCCGTTCCGCAAGCCGCTGTTGATCGACATCAACGCTGCCGACAGCGCGCAGTGGGAACGCCTGCCGCTCATCGGGCCGGTGCTGGCGCAGCGCATCGTGCGGTTCCGGGAGCGCCTCGGCGGCTTCCACGAGGTGGCGCAGGTGGGTGAAACCTATGGGCTGGCCGATAGCGTATTTAAAAAAATTCAAGGGATGCTGGTGCTGGGTGAGGTTTCTCTAAGAAAGACTGACCTTAACCAGACAGATGAAAAATCTTTGGCCGATCACCCATACATCAACACGAAACTGGCCCGGTTGATAGTACGGTACCGCAATAACCACGGGCCTTTCAGGCACCTCAACGAGCTCCGGGGCATTGCTTTGGTGGATGACTCCATTTATCGTAAACTTGAAAAATACTTGGAGGTCAGGTAAAACAAAATTTTCCGGTTATGAATTTCCAGCCAACGGACATGCAATTACAGATAGCACAGGTCATCAGGGATTTTGGAAAAACACACATCCAGCCGCATGTGCTGGAGTGGGACGAAACGCAGACTTTCCCCGTGGAGCTCTTCAAAAAAATGGGCGAGCTGGGGCTGATGGGGGTGCTGGTACCGGAAAGTTACGGCGGCTCGGGGCTCGGTTACCTCGAATACGTGACCGTGATCAGCGAGGTGTCGCGCATTTGCGGCGCCGTGGGCCTGAGCCTGGCGGCACACAATTCTCTTTGCACCGGCCACATTCTCCAGTTCGGCAGCGAAGCACAGAAACAACAATATCTTCCCAAACTGGCCTCCGCCGAATGGATAGGGGCCTGGGGCCTCACCGAGCCGAACACCGGCTCCGACGCCATGAACATGAAATGTACCGCCCGCAAGGAAGGCGATGAATGGGTGATCAACGGCACCAAATGCTGGATCACCCACGGCAAAAGCGGCGACGTGGCCGTGGTGATCGCCCGCACCGGCGAGCTGCGCGACAGCCGGGGCATGAGCGCGTTCATCGTGGAACGGGGCACGCCCGGTTTCAGCGGCGGTAAAAAAGAAAATAAACTCGGCATGCGGGCCTCCGAAACCGCGGAAATGATTTTCGATAACTGCCGCATTCCCGCCGGAAACCTCATCGGGGCGGAAGGAGAAGGATTTATTCAATCCATGAAGGTGCTCGACGGCGGGCGCATTTCCATCGCCGCACTGTCGCTCGGCATCGCCAAAGGCGCCTACGACGCCGCGTTGAAATATTCACAGGAGCGCTACCAGTTCGACCAGCCCATCGCCAATTTCCAGGGCGTGTCTTTCAAACTCGCCGATATGCATACCAATATCGCGGCCGCCGAGCTGCTCACGCTGCAGGCCGCGGATATGAAAAATAAACACCTCCCCATGACGCAGCAGGCGGCCATGGCGAAATACTACGCCTCCGAAGTGGCCGTGAGAACGGCCGACGATGCGGTGCAGATTTTCGGGGGATACGGGTACACGAAAGATTTCCCCGTAGAAAAATTCTATCGCGACGCCAAACTCTGTACGATCGGGGAAGGGACTTCCGAGATACAGAAAATCGTGATCGCACGCGAAGCACTGAAGAAATAAAAAGTGGTCAATAAAACATGAAAGGGGATGGTGAGAGCCATCCCCTTTCTGTTTGTGCGGCAGGCCCCTGTGCAGGCGAGGGCGGCGTTTTCCCGGCCACCGTTCTATCACAGGGCGTGCCCGGGCAGTTTTTACCGTTTATAGATCTCCACTTCCGGTATGTTGAAAGTACCGTCTGTCTCAAAAACATATTCAATCCTTACATAACGCCGGGTGGCGGTATTGAAGCTGATATCCTCGGTGGTGGTAAAACCGCTCGTTTTTTCGAACAGCGGGGCCCAGGTGGTTTCGTTATCGGAACCCAGCACCTTGCACGATTTCAGCACGCCCGCGCCTGCACGCAGAAAACGGATGGCGTTGAATTCTTTGGGCGCTTTCAGGTCGATCGAGATCCACACGGTTTTATCCGCATCCTTCCGGTCGGCATCGGTGGGCTGCCAGTTGGTGGTGGTCAGTTCGTCTACCGCCAGGGCGCCGGTATTGGTGCCTTGCGCGGAACTCGTTTTCACCGTTTTGCCGGCAGCCATGTTCAGCGGCCTGGATTCATACACGGTGTAGAATGTATCGAGGCTGCGGGGCGAAGGCCTGTATAGCGAACGGTAGGTAATGTAGGAGCCTTCCTTTACGTTCGGCAGTGTGATGTCATCTTCCGAGGCAGGCAGGAATACTTTTTGTTCCACGCCGGCCTGATCGATGAATTTGATTTCGGTGGAAAAAGAAGCGGTATCAGCCGCCAGCCAGTTCATCACCACATTGCTGCCGCTGATCTTGACCGAGCTGATGGGCCGGGACAGGATGGTGGATTCGTAAATCCGGCCATAGGAAGTGCCCTGCACATCTACACGGATGGATGAATTGTTCTGCGCATCGCGGGTGTAGATCTGGAAAGTGTAGGTACCTTCCGGCAGCTTGTCGATCATGGCGGTCACGACGTCGGGCGCATTGGTTTCTTTGACCGGTACGATCAGGGAATCTTTTTTATTGTTCCAGTACACAACGGCGGAGCGTGTGTTGGGATCGGTGCCGCGCCGCCAGGTTATTTTAAGCCGTTCCCGGCCGGGGTACACCGCCACGGAATCCGCTTTCCCTACGTATGTGATACCCCCCGGCACCACATACTCCCTGAAGGTGGCATCCATTTTACTGCAGGATATGGACAGTATCGCCAGCAGCATGGTGAGCAGGCTATATACAGAATATTTTTGCATTGGATTCAAGTTAATAAGTTAAAAAAGCCGTTAGAGTTTAGCGCCCCAGAACATGAGTTCGGCAATGTAGATATACTGGCTGTTGCCCCAGGTTTCGGTTGTTTTCCACCGGAGATACCGCATGGGCGGAGTGCCTGGGGGGAAGTCGAAATCCTCGCCGTTTGTTACCGCAAACTCTTCGTCTTCCTTGGTGGGCGTGGCGGCATCGCCGGAAGGTTTGAACGAGGTGAAGGTGCCCAGTAAGGTCCAGCTGTCCCAGCTACCGTCGGCGTTCGGACTGTTGCTGCCGTAAATCTCGAACCGCTTCGGGTCGGCGCCGCGGTAATAACCGCTCGAGCCGCCACGGTGATAAAATTTAAAACGGCTAAGGTTGTACTGCTGGCCGAGGTCGAATGTAAACCACTGGGGCATTTTGGCGGCAGCGGGCCTTGTGTGAAAACAATCGTTCGTGCTGCCTGTGCCAAACACGTTGTTGAACATAAAATTGATGTTCCTGGGTGAAAGCCCGGAAAATACGTGGCCGATGTTTTCATCCGTCGGCAGCGACACTTCTTTCATCAGCGTACGGTCGAGCTTGGTTTCGAACAGCGGCTTCAAAGTGAGGGCCAATGTATCCGATTTGTTGTTCCAGCGGTCGCGCACATAAGTGGCGAATTTGACGGGAATCGTATCGAATCCCCTCACCGAGAAAGCTCCCTTGGGCGCTTTGGAGTGATAGGTGTCGGCTTCCGCCCAGTCACCCTGCCCGGTGCTGTCGTAAATCATCACGATGGCCAGCGCCGCTTCGTCTTTGTTCTGGAAGGTGATGGACGCGCCGCCGAACGTTTCCTTCATTTCGATGGTTTTAAAAAGATTGTGCACGGGTGCCGTCAGCGGACGGATTTTCAGCGTTACCGGATCCGATTCTTTTTTGTTTTTGCCGACCGTGTACACTTTTACTTCGTGCTCCAGCGTGTCTGCATACCCTTCCAGCACGAGCGTATCCTGGTGAATGGACGTTTTCGTTTCGCGCGTAACGCCCTGGCTGATATCATATACCGCTTTTACATACAGCAGGTTGTTGTCCGCCGGTACCTTGTAATATAATTTAGAGCCCCCCGGCGTGCGGATGAATTGCACGTTGGATACGGGTTTGGGAGCAGGGGCGTTATCGTCCGTATATAACAGCATGTTCTTTTCCTTGCAGGAAGACCAGAGGAAAAGACCGAGCAATAATACAAGAATGTGATGCCTGTTCATACTTAAATATTTTATGCTATTCATGAATTGATCTGTATTGCATGGCGGACCGCTTTATTGCCAGCCGGGTGATTGTACCAGGTTTCTGTTCACCGTGATGCTCTGCTCGCGCAGCGGCCAGAAATAATCTTTCAGGGCGAAGGTTTGCTGGAAGATCGGGCGCACGCGGTAATAAGCTTCTGCCGTGCTTTGTTCGATATCCCAACCGGTGATGGGCTGATTCCACAGTTCGGTGGCTTCTTTCCAGCGGCGGACATCGTAAAAGCGGGAGCCTTCGAATGCCAGTTCTATCAGGCGTTCCTGGTGGATGATCTTGCGCATGCCGTCTTTACCCTGGAAAGCACCGGGTGTTTTGGAATAAGTCGTCCAGGCATCCTGTACGGAAGGAATGCCGGCTCTTTCCCTGACGAGGTTGATCCATTTCAGTGTTTCGCCGGTGGGCCCTTCGGTTTCGTTCAGCGCTTCCGCATACAGCAGGTAGAGGTCTGCGAGCCGCATTTCCGGGAATGGGGTGTTCCTGATGGAAACCGCGGAGTTGGAGCTTACGATGCTCTGGAAGTGCAGCAGCTTTTTGGTGAAGTAGCCGGTGGTGGAGTAGGAAAACTGTACCTGCTGGGAGGACGATTGCCCTTTTTTCATCTTCAGCGTCATGCAGGTTTTATCGTCGTTATAATTCTGGCCGTACCATTTGCCGCCGTCGAACCCGATACTGGCGTAAAAGCGGTTCTCACGGTCGAAGTGCAGCGAAACGGTAGTATAGTTTTCTTCGATGTTGAACTTTTCAGCGGCTGTGGCCGTACGGAGCGTGTAGCGTTTGCCGTAATCCCAGGTTTTGTCTTCCGAAATAGGGAGGCCGTTTTTGGTATAAAACATCTCCACTATTTTCAGCGGCGGCGCCAGCTGCCCGCGGGGAGCGGTGCTGTTGGCCTGCGCCTGGTCGAGTCCGCGGGGGAAGCTCAGGTTTTGCATTTCGCTGGTCATGCTGTTGGTGTTGGCCCAGATCACTTCCGGCGTCCACTTCTCTATGAAAGCGTTACGGATGCTCATCTGGGTGATGGTTTCGGGCGCCAGCTGGAACTGCACCACATCCGGTTTGAACGTGTACAGTTTCAGGCCCACTTCATGGCACAGGTCCACCGCTTCTTTACAGGCCTTCACGGCATCCGCCCATTTTTTGTCGTCTTTGGTGGCGCTGAAAAGTTTCACGCCACGGTTGTCGGCATACGACGAATAATCCGGGTTGCCGTTGAAAAGCGGACTGGCGGCGGTAACCAGTATCCTGGCTTTGATGGCCAGCGCAACGGGTTTTGTGACGCGCCCCAGTTCGTCTATTTCATTGGAGATGATATTGGGCAGATCGTCCTTCGCCTCATCGATCAGCTGGGTGATATACTGGAAGCAGGAATCGACCGGCTGCCGGTACACCCGCACCTGTTCCGAGTTCACATCGATGGGAAGGTTTTCTTTGATCAGCACGATGGGGCCGTAAAGGCGCACCAGGTAAAAGTGATAATACGCCTTGAGGAATTTTACTTCGGCGATCCAGCGTCTCTTTTCATCCGCGGTCATATCGGGCACCTTGCTGATATTGTCGAGAAAGGTGTTGCAGTCGCGCAGGCCGTTGTAGAGTTTCTTGCCGCCGGAGAGGCCGTCCCAGTAATTGACGTACGGGCTGGTCACATTCTGCAAACCGCGGGCGATGTTGTAACCGCCGGGTTGTGCGGCGCTGGCCGCGAAAGGCCAGATATAAGATATTTCATCGCCAGCCGCATAGGCGGGGTTGGCGGAAACGCTGGCCGATGATGGCAGATAGCTGTAGCAGGTGAAGAGGTATTTCTCCGCTTCCTTCCGCATGGTGAACGCGTTTTCGATGGTGGCCACATTGTCAGGCACCACGTTCAGGAACTTTTTGCAGGCGCTCAGCAGGGGCATGATTAACATCGCCCAGCAGACAGCCTTCCAGATATGTTGACGTTTCATTTTCATTGAGATTTCCGGGTTAGTTAAATTGAATGCTCAGGCCTAAGTTGACTACGCGCTGTATCGGGTACCCGAGGCCTTTGCCGCCCATTTCCACGTCCCACAGTTTGAAGCCGGAGATCAGGAACAGGTTGCTGGCATTGAGGTAGATCCTGAATGAGCTGGCGCTCAGCCGGCGCTGGAAACTCTTGGGCACGTTATAACCCAGTTCCACCTGTTTGAGCCGCAGGAAGCTGCCGTCGCGCATGAACCAGGTGCTGCGCTGCGTGTTGTTGGAGTTCGGTATGGGGCTGAGGCGCGGCCACAGGGCATACACATTCCTGTTTTCTTCAGACCAGTAACTGTCGGCATAAGCTTTCAATACCTGTGTTTCCGCGATGAAAGGCGCTGTCTGCACCGGGTCTATCCAGAACGATTCTCTTGCGGAGCCCTGGAAGAAAAGCGACAGGTCGAAGTTTTTGTAGCCCATGGATATACCGAAGCCATAGGTGATTTCCGGTCGGGTGGGGTAGCCGATGGGCACCATGTCTGCCGGGGTGATCTGCCCGTCGCGGTTCACGTCCGTGTACTTGATGTCGCCGCCGCCGTATTCGCCGAACTGGCGGGGGGAGTTACGGGCTTCTTCGTCATCCACAAACAGCCTTTCCGCAATATAGCCCCAGGTCTGGTTAACCGGGTAGCCTACCCGTGTACGGTATGCTTTTTCAGCCGGCAGGTAATCCGGTTCCTCATATACCTTGAAGCGGCCGGTGGCGTAGGTGAAGTTGCCCATGGCCTCAATCCAGAAATCGTTCGAGATGGTCTGGTTATAGTTCAGCGAGAGGTCGGTGCCGCGGCTCTGCGCCTGCCCGATGTTGGCCTGTACGGTGTCCGTAAGCCCCATCGTGGTAGGGTTGTTGGCGCGGTCCATCAGGATGTCTTTACGCTGGGACGTGTAGTATTCGCCCACGAACGTGAATTTGTTGAACAGCCCCAGTTCCACGGCAATATTGCTCTGGTACGATTTTTCCCAGGTAATGGCCGGGTTGGCGTAGCGGCGGATGGAATAGCCGGGAAGCGTGCGGCCGTTGTCTTTCCCGAAGGTGGCACCCATCGAACCGTCGTTGGGGTTGGTTTCGGAAAGATAGAAGAAACGGTCCGTTTCACTGCCGATGGCGTCGTTACCCACGAGCCCGTAGGTACCGCGCACTTTCAGGTTGGTGATGGACCTGCTGTATTTTTTAAAGAATTCTTCGTTGGAGATCGTCCAGGCAGCACCTGCGGAAGGGAAGAAGCCGAAACGGTGTGTGTCGTAAAAACGTTCGGAGCCGTTGTAGCCGAAGTTGAACTCGGCAAAATAGCGGGCGTCGTAGTTGTAGGTGAGCCTGCCGGAAACGCCGGAGTTACGGGCGGGAAGGCCCTGCTGCAGCGTGGCGCCGGCAATCGTGCGGGGAGGCGCCACCGTACTGCGCATGATGTTGATCAGCATCGCGCTGAGATTGTGTTTG
Protein-coding sequences here:
- a CDS encoding DUF4998 domain-containing protein, producing MQKYSVYSLLTMLLAILSISCSKMDATFREYVVPGGITYVGKADSVAVYPGRERLKITWRRGTDPNTRSAVVYWNNKKDSLIVPVKETNAPDVVTAMIDKLPEGTYTFQIYTRDAQNNSSIRVDVQGTSYGRIYESTILSRPISSVKISGSNVVMNWLAADTASFSTEIKFIDQAGVEQKVFLPASEDDITLPNVKEGSYITYRSLYRPSPRSLDTFYTVYESRPLNMAAGKTVKTSSAQGTNTGALAVDELTTTNWQPTDADRKDADKTVWISIDLKAPKEFNAIRFLRAGAGVLKSCKVLGSDNETTWAPLFEKTSGFTTTEDISFNTATRRYVRIEYVFETDGTFNIPEVEIYKR
- a CDS encoding DUF5000 domain-containing lipoprotein, which gives rise to MNRHHILVLLLGLFLWSSCKEKNMLLYTDDNAPAPKPVSNVQFIRTPGGSKLYYKVPADNNLLYVKAVYDISQGVTRETKTSIHQDTLVLEGYADTLEHEVKVYTVGKNKKESDPVTLKIRPLTAPVHNLFKTIEMKETFGGASITFQNKDEAALAIVMIYDSTGQGDWAEADTYHSKAPKGAFSVRGFDTIPVKFATYVRDRWNNKSDTLALTLKPLFETKLDRTLMKEVSLPTDENIGHVFSGLSPRNINFMFNNVFGTGSTNDCFHTRPAAAKMPQWFTFDLGQQYNLSRFKFYHRGGSSGYYRGADPKRFEIYGSNSPNADGSWDSWTLLGTFTSFKPSGDAATPTKEDEEFAVTNGEDFDFPPGTPPMRYLRWKTTETWGNSQYIYIAELMFWGAKL
- a CDS encoding RagB/SusD family nutrient uptake outer membrane protein; the protein is MKRQHIWKAVCWAMLIMPLLSACKKFLNVVPDNVATIENAFTMRKEAEKYLFTCYSYLPSSASVSANPAYAAGDEISYIWPFAASAAQPGGYNIARGLQNVTSPYVNYWDGLSGGKKLYNGLRDCNTFLDNISKVPDMTADEKRRWIAEVKFLKAYYHFYLVRLYGPIVLIKENLPIDVNSEQVRVYRQPVDSCFQYITQLIDEAKDDLPNIISNEIDELGRVTKPVALAIKARILVTAASPLFNGNPDYSSYADNRGVKLFSATKDDKKWADAVKACKEAVDLCHEVGLKLYTFKPDVVQFQLAPETITQMSIRNAFIEKWTPEVIWANTNSMTSEMQNLSFPRGLDQAQANSTAPRGQLAPPLKIVEMFYTKNGLPISEDKTWDYGKRYTLRTATAAEKFNIEENYTTVSLHFDRENRFYASIGFDGGKWYGQNYNDDKTCMTLKMKKGQSSSQQVQFSYSTTGYFTKKLLHFQSIVSSNSAVSIRNTPFPEMRLADLYLLYAEALNETEGPTGETLKWINLVRERAGIPSVQDAWTTYSKTPGAFQGKDGMRKIIHQERLIELAFEGSRFYDVRRWKEATELWNQPITGWDIEQSTAEAYYRVRPIFQQTFALKDYFWPLREQSITVNRNLVQSPGWQ